Within Telopea speciosissima isolate NSW1024214 ecotype Mountain lineage chromosome 8, Tspe_v1, whole genome shotgun sequence, the genomic segment ttttttctttattctctttcgTCTTTCTATTCATATTTATAATTCTCAAATTCTTTCTTTATTAGATTGTTGAGAGGAAAGACAACATCTCAGAAGCAAGTGTTTTTTGGGATTCATTGCTCCTCCTTCCTCTAATCAGGAAGCATCACGTATCTATTTCTTAAAGCTTAGTGGCCTTGGCTTCTTCCTCTTGTTCTTCTGGGAATAATTAATTGGCTTTCATTgtaaaaaatgtaaaagaaaaatgtaTAACAAAGCAGGTAGCtaagaataaagaaagaagcAGAAACAGCAAATCGAAAACTATACAAATAGCCAAAATCAAATTACATTGGAATGGGGGTACTGTCCCATGTGAGAATCATTACTCTAGCACCTACCTTTGCAAGTTCATCAGCTGTGGAGTCCAACGATCTTGGACGCCAGTAGAACATGGTGTTCAATGCTGCCATCCTCGCTCTCACACATCATATTAGATTCAAAAGTCTCCAGTGTTCTCTCATCTTGGCCTCCATCCATCTAATGCCAACTTTTGAATTTTCCTCCCCCAATATTGTTTCAGTCACAAAAGCTCTTGTGCAGATCCAGCCCTCAATAAAAAGTTTCTTAGCTCAGCTCCTGCATGTAGAGTGCATTATTTCATCTCACCATCTGATCACTTTTATTTCTGTTCCATATAAATACATAATAGCCTTGAACTACTACGGCATGGAAAAGAAACTCTGCTGGTAGAGGGCTCATTTTGGGTTTCTCATTCTTTTAAGTGATGATTTTCAGAAGGATCCTTTGTTCATGCTTTTCAAGCATGAAAAGGCTTATACATGGGATTTGATGTTATATGCTCTATTCAAAAAGCATGTTTAAAACTTATGCAGAATGTGGCATCTTTTTCCTAGTTATGGGCACCCAAAAATTTTATGTTGCATGGGTGTTGGTGTTGTTCACATCTTCACTAgccccctctctccctttcaTCATTTCAATTGTTAATTGCCTAGAATTAATTGGTGTTGAAATCATGGCGCGCAGGTGAAAATTCGTTGATGGATTTCATTGGACAAAGTATATGGGTCCCGTTCAGACGTCAAATCAGCTACGTcaaaaacattgaaaaaaattCAGAGAAGCTGAATGAGGGAGCGGCAGATCTCTATGACAAAAGGGAGGATATAAATAGAGAGATAAACAGAGATGCCATATCAACAATGCCGACAGCTGAATGTCAAGCTTGGCTTCGGAAGGTGGgagagatggaaaataaaatcaaagtcATAGAAACAGAGATCCAACAAAATAAGCATTGCTGCATTGGGGGATTGTGCCCCAACATTTGGTGGCGAAGGAATCTGGGTAAGAAAATTGTGACTATGATGAATGATGACATTGTTGATCTCTTCAAGGACCACACAATGTTTTCAGGAATATCAAGGTATGTGGTTGAGCGACCTCCACAGTCAGTTGAGCCAATTCCTGCACCAGCAATGGAAGgccacaataataataataataatacatcATCATCAATTGGTCGTACTGTCCAGAAGATATTAAGGTGCATAAGGGATGATGATATCCATAAGATTGGCATATGGGGTATGGGTGGAGTTGGTAAGACAACTTCAATGAAGCTCCTAAACAATTCAACAGAAATTGCAGGTATGTTCGACATGGTTATTTGGGTAACTGTGTCCAAAGGAGGAGGTATAAGAAAGGTACAAGAGGATATTATAGAGCGTCTGTCGTTGCcgtttgatgatgatgagccTGTTGAAAGAACCGCCAGGAAAATCTTTCAAAGATTGAGTAATAATAATATGAAGTATTTGCTGCTTCTCGATGACTTGTGGGAAAGAATGGATTTGAAAGATATAGGAATCCCCAACCCATGCGAAGAAAATGGATGCAAAATGATAATAACAACTCGTTCCATGGTTGTCTGTAACAAAATGGAGATAGATAAGGCAATTAAAGTTGAAGTTTTATCTGAAGAAGAGGCATGGAAATTGTTTCGCAAAAAGGTTGGTAACGTTGTGGATTCATCATCAGAAGATATAAGAGAAATAGCTGCACAGGTCGTAGGAGAATGCAAAGGTTTGCCACTTGCGCTTATTGTAATAGGAGGGTCCTTAAGAAATAAGAGTGACCTGCGTGAATGGAGAAATGCATTGAAGGAGTTGAGATCAAATAAGTACGAAATTATTGATGATATGGAAGAATCTGTGTTTAAGATATTGAAGTTCAGTTACGACCAGTTAAAAAGCAACAATATCAAGAACTGTTTTCTATACTGTGCTTTATACCCGGAGGACTATGAGATTCGAGAAAAAGAACTTGTCCAACGTTGGTTGGCAGAGGGTTTcattgatgatggtggtgatttAAGGCTGGATGAGGCGTATGATAAAGGGCATGCTATATTAAATTACCTAAAAGATGTTTCATTGTTGGAAGGAGTAGTAGTTGATCCTTTTGGGAAGCTAGCAGTCAAGATGCGTGATGTGATTAGAGATTTGGCATTAATAATCacatcagcatcatcattaATGTCTGCTAAATTATTAATGGTACGACATGCagtagaggaggaggaggatggtAATCATCAGTTCTTGGTTCGAACTAATATAGGAGGAATACAAGAGGAGCTCTCAATCTCAAATGAGGAAAATTGGGGACAGTTCCAAAGGATCTCATTGATGGGTAATAATAAATGTCGCATTAATCTTCCTGAGAACCCCACATCCCTCTTACTTGTGACGCTATTTTTGCAGCATAATAGAAGGTTGACTAAAATTCCAGAATCATTCTTCGAGCATATGCACAATCTACGAGTTTTGGACCTATCATACACTCATATCAGGGAGTTACCATCTTCTGTTTCCAATTTAGTAAACCTTAGAGGATTATTTCTTCTCAGTTGTCCCTATTTGGTTACTGTACCATCCCAAATAGGGAATCTTAAAAAACTTCAAGTGCTTCATTTAGGAGGCCGCCATTTGGAGTGCTTACCTATTGAAATTCAGCAGCTTACACTCCTTAGAAGTCTGCAAGTGTCATTTTATGAAATTCCAAGTGGGAATCGACGACTGATGGTTCCTAATGGGATTATATCAAGGCTCTCTCTGCTTGAAAACTTGAGCATACGTGCATATGGTGGATATTCAGATTTTGGAGAAAGCATTGTTGAAGAGGTGGGTAGCTTAAAGCAACTAACTCAACTTGAGGTTAAGTttacaacattagaaagtttTGAGCATTTTCTACGTGAAAGTTATCCATGGAAAAATCAAAGCTTGAAGTCATTTcagttcactttgcattgcagCAATGAGTCTGGATACAGTATTTTTtattatgaagaagaagaagcatcatCAAATAAGCGATTTTTACAACTGGTAGGAGGTAATTACACGCCAACTGCAATTGCAGAGGTACTCCGTAGGGCCAATGGTTTCTATTTAAGAAACAATCACACTTGTCAAGGGCTGTTGGATTTTGGCTTGAAGAACTTAACTCAGCTGAAACGATGTTATGTTAGTAAATGCAAGATGATGgagatcatcatcatcaatggaAATAATGATTTAAGTACTACTTCAACAACAACACCATGTGCAGTTTTACCAAACTTGGAATACTTGCAAGTTGAAGAAATGCCAACTATGACGACCATTTGGGAAGGGCCAATGCCACCAGGAAGCTTCAGCCGTTTAGCTTATTTGAGTATCAGTGGTTGTCCGAACCTGAGAGAGATTTTCACAAGGGGCATACTCCAACAACTTTCAAACCTTGAACAACTTGTTGTCAAAGACTGTGATACCGTCCAAGTAATAATAgtgaatgaagaagaggaagcagaAGGAGGTCATGATGATGTTGCTCTTTTCCCAAAATTGAAGAATCTCACTCTTGAGAAACTACCCAGACTAGAAAGGATTTTGAAAACAGTTTCTTTTCATCCCATGGCGCCATCCTTGGAAGTAATAGGAGTTGTAGGGTGTCCAAATCTGAAGAGTCTGCTCCCTTTGAGTTTGGGGATGATTCAGCAGCGATCCAGTAGTACTACTTTAAGGATGATTAAGGGAGAAACCCAATGGTGGGAAGCATTGGAATGGGAACATGATCATGAGATCAAACCACTACTCCAACCTCTTTTTGTGCACTCATCACGGCTGTAAGGTTGAACTAATGAGAAGCGCACGATCAGCTTAGTCAATAGGGagcagaggagagagagtgtcagtggTTGTTGGGGGAAGACCGGAGGTAAGAGGCTGTGAGAAAGAGTTTCCTACTCAGCTGGCATCACAGGGAAACTTTTCCCTTCATTTATTCTAATTTTATTCAAATGTTATTTGAAAgattttttgttggggggggggggggtattgtAGTTATTAACTCTTTTTTCCTTGATGGTATTCATCTTTTGCAAACGTTTTTGGTACACTCACAAGATACATATGTCTAGAAGTCTACTTAGTGTGATAGCTAGCATTGGTTTggttgtttattattattattagtaatGAAATTTTATATCAATTAAGTTAAAGAAGTTTAATTATCAGGGAAATTGCAAGAGATCATCAGATTCAGATCACCCGGATCCAAACAGAGCCTATATTTTCTTCAATTGCTACTTTAAATAAGAGGTTTGTCTTAATTTACATGAATAATTAAATTCGAGTTAACCTATTCCTTTACCATTTATACAAGAGCACAGAATGTTCTATACTTCCACTGAACTCCTAATGTCCTTTTTTTGATGTAATCACATAAAtcacacatcaatcccaaaagattaaccgacttttaggaccgtggaatggcggatatacacaatacacaccacactca encodes:
- the LOC122672501 gene encoding putative disease resistance protein At1g63350, with amino-acid sequence MDFIGQSIWVPFRRQISYVKNIEKNSEKLNEGAADLYDKREDINREINRDAISTMPTAECQAWLRKVGEMENKIKVIETEIQQNKHCCIGGLCPNIWWRRNLGKKIVTMMNDDIVDLFKDHTMFSGISRYVVERPPQSVEPIPAPAMEGHNNNNNNTSSSIGRTVQKILRCIRDDDIHKIGIWGMGGVGKTTSMKLLNNSTEIAGMFDMVIWVTVSKGGGIRKVQEDIIERLSLPFDDDEPVERTARKIFQRLSNNNMKYLLLLDDLWERMDLKDIGIPNPCEENGCKMIITTRSMVVCNKMEIDKAIKVEVLSEEEAWKLFRKKVGNVVDSSSEDIREIAAQVVGECKGLPLALIVIGGSLRNKSDLREWRNALKELRSNKYEIIDDMEESVFKILKFSYDQLKSNNIKNCFLYCALYPEDYEIREKELVQRWLAEGFIDDGGDLRLDEAYDKGHAILNYLKDVSLLEGVVVDPFGKLAVKMRDVIRDLALIITSASSLMSAKLLMVRHAVEEEEDGNHQFLVRTNIGGIQEELSISNEENWGQFQRISLMGNNKCRINLPENPTSLLLVTLFLQHNRRLTKIPESFFEHMHNLRVLDLSYTHIRELPSSVSNLVNLRGLFLLSCPYLVTVPSQIGNLKKLQVLHLGGRHLECLPIEIQQLTLLRSLQVSFYEIPSGNRRLMVPNGIISRLSLLENLSIRAYGGYSDFGESIVEEVGSLKQLTQLEVKFTTLESFEHFLRESYPWKNQSLKSFQFTLHCSNESGYSIFYYEEEEASSNKRFLQLVGGNYTPTAIAEVLRRANGFYLRNNHTCQGLLDFGLKNLTQLKRCYVSKCKMMEIIIINGNNDLSTTSTTTPCAVLPNLEYLQVEEMPTMTTIWEGPMPPGSFSRLAYLSISGCPNLREIFTRGILQQLSNLEQLVVKDCDTVQVIIVNEEEEAEGGHDDVALFPKLKNLTLEKLPRLERILKTVSFHPMAPSLEVIGVVGCPNLKSLLPLSLGMIQQRSSSTTLRMIKGETQWWEALEWEHDHEIKPLLQPLFVHSSRL